TGATGTGGCTTGCTGACGGCGAACAGTATTGGAATTTTCGTTTCTGACAAAAGACGGGATTTCTGCCGGATTTGAATGTGCATTTTTTAAATATATAGATTTTTTCATATGAAATGAGATGAGTGGCGGCCTTGTCAAAGGTAAGCATGGAAACGTCACGCGCCGCCGACTGGAACTGAAGCGCCTGTTTCTGTCCGCAGAACAGTGTCTATCACTTATGTCAAACAGAACTGAAATTAAAAAGGTTTTGAAAACACATCATTTTTTGTGTGGAGACGGATACTTTCCGCAGGCCGTGTGTGGTCTGCCTTCAGACCTGAACCGGTATTCTATGACAAAACCGGAGAGAGGCGCTTTGACTGGCCAGAATTTTGATGCCTGCCTAGATTTTGTTCGTACTGCAGAGGGTGGGTATAGTGAGGATCCAAAAGATCTGGGTAACTGGCTTCCTGATGAAAATGGCCGCAAGGGCGTTCTGATCGGCAGTCATTACGGTGTATCTGCGGCTATGCTGGCGTCCTGGAAGAAGCCCCATCCTGTTTCGCCGGACGACATGCGCAATCTGGATCTGGATACTTTTGACGCTATCGCACGTTCCAGATTCTGGAATCCGCTAGTCTGCACCGCTCTTCCTCCCGGACTTGATCTCATGGTGTTCGATTTCGGATGGAACTGCGGGGTTTCGGCGTCAGCCCGCCTGTTGCAGAGAATGGTGGGGGTTACGATGGACGGCTGTATCGGTCCGCAGACTCTTGCCGCACTGAATCAGATGAATGCCTCTGATCTTCTGCCCCAGATTGATCCGGAAAATCTTGCCACATTGCACGCACGTCTTGGTTTGCCGCCAAGCAGTGGAATCGGTCCCGAAGTAAAGCGGGCCCTCGAATGCAGGCAGACGATGGCGCTGTTGCTGGTGCTTGTCCTCTCGGGAATGCAGGAGCGGGAATACAGGGTGCGGGCCGGTTTCAGACGATGGGGGCGAGGCTGGCTGGCACGCACGAAGCGCCGGACCGAAACAGCCCTTGCGCTTGTCGTTGCTGCCAAAGGCAGGGAAACAGCTTCTGGCATGTACTGATATCTGGCTGGCGTCTGCCTTTATCGGAGTCTGAAACTTCGTTGCGTTGATATTGTGCTTCTGTTCTGATTGACGCGCCCCCTGAATGTTTTTCATGATGCTGGGATGACATCTTCTTCTTCCGGCGCCACCGAAAGTCTTGTTCCTTTGCTTCGCGCAACGGTGAAGCGGGAGGATGTGACCCCAGACGAGGATGTGACCCGTCATCTTGCCGGAGTCCTTGGTCTGGTCATGGCGGAATGCACGGCGGCGGCGATCGAGGGTGACAGGGAAGAAGTCGTCCGGAGCAGCGCAGGATTTATCAAGGGGCTTATTGCGATATGGGCCGATCAGGGTCTCGACCCTGACGCAGTGTGGACAGAGTTGCATTGCCGCATCGAGATGGGTGAATTGTGCATGCGCCTCAACCACGCCTCAGGTCTACATAAGGGGCGTCGCAAGGGGCCATGGCGGGTTGCGACCAGCAAGCTGCCATAATGTTCTGCGACGAGGAGTCTGTGCGTGCTCAATTTGTAACGTAAGGTAAAGCTTCGTTGCAATTTTAAGAGGACGTTCAGAACTCTCCGGCTAGTCCTCCCTGAGACCGGAAGGTGAGGATGAA
The Acetobacter aceti genome window above contains:
- a CDS encoding phosphoribosyl-ATP pyrophosphatase → MTSSSSGATESLVPLLRATVKREDVTPDEDVTRHLAGVLGLVMAECTAAAIEGDREEVVRSSAGFIKGLIAIWADQGLDPDAVWTELHCRIEMGELCMRLNHASGLHKGRRKGPWRVATSKLP
- a CDS encoding glycoside hydrolase family 108 protein — its product is MTGQNFDACLDFVRTAEGGYSEDPKDLGNWLPDENGRKGVLIGSHYGVSAAMLASWKKPHPVSPDDMRNLDLDTFDAIARSRFWNPLVCTALPPGLDLMVFDFGWNCGVSASARLLQRMVGVTMDGCIGPQTLAALNQMNASDLLPQIDPENLATLHARLGLPPSSGIGPEVKRALECRQTMALLLVLVLSGMQEREYRVRAGFRRWGRGWLARTKRRTETALALVVAAKGRETASGMY